One segment of Perognathus longimembris pacificus isolate PPM17 unplaced genomic scaffold, ASM2315922v1 HiC_scaffold_5665, whole genome shotgun sequence DNA contains the following:
- the LOC125345476 gene encoding microfibril-associated glycoprotein 3-like isoform X2: MECLLTVGPHEDVHWYNSKGQQLDGRGTGGKWLVSDHFLNITNVAFDDRGLYTCFVTSPVRASYSVTLCVIFTSRDMSIYYMIVCLLAFTITLILNVTWLCMISSHLRKTEKAINEFFRTEGAKKLQKAFEIAKHIPIITSAKTLELAKVTQFKTMEFASYIKELARSVPLPPLILNCRAFVEEMFEAVGVDDPDDVGERMKERPALDAQGGIYVINPEMGRSTSPGGDSDDGSLNEQGQEIAVQVSVHLQSETKSIGTDSQDSSHPDETGSAESSSNHRDGTDEHFQL; the protein is encoded by the exons ATGGAGTGTCTTCTCACAGTCGGTCCCCATGAAGATGTCCATTGGTACAACTCAAAAGGACAACAGCTGGATGGCAGAGGCA CAGGTGGAAAATGGCTGGTTTCTGATCACTTTCTAAACATCACCAACGTAGCCTTTGACGATCGCGGGCTGTACACATGTTTTGTCACCTCTCCCGTGCGTGCCTCCTACTCTGTCACCCTCTGTGTGATCTTCACCTCCAGAGACATGAGCATCTACTACATGATCGTTTGCCTCCTTGCCTTCACCATCACGCTCATCCTGAACGTCACATGGCTGTGTATGATAAGCAGCCATCTCCGCAAGACCGAGAAGGCCATCAACGAGTTCTTCAGAACTGAAGGGGCCAAGAAACTCCAGAAGGCCTTTGAGATCGCCAAGCACATCCCCATCATCACTTCCGCCAAGACTCTGGAGCTCGCCAAAGTCACTCAGTTCAAGACCATGGAGTTTGCTAGCTATATCAAAGAGCTGGCCAGAAGCGTGCCCCTCCCACCTCTGATTCTCAATTGCCGGGCATTTGTGGAGGAGATGTTTGAAGCCGTGGGAGTGGATGATCCTGATGACGtgggggaaagaatgaaggagagacCTGCCTTGGATGCCCAAGGGGGCATCTATGTGATCAACCCAGAGATGGGGCGGAGTACCTCCCCAGGAGGAGATTCGGATGATGGCTCTCTCAACGAACAAGGTCAAGAAATAGCAGTCCAGGTGTCCGTCCATCTCCAGTCAGAGACCAAAAGTATTGGCACGGATTCTCAAGACAGCAGCCACCCCGATGAAACAGGGTCTGCAGAATCGAGCTCGAACCACAGAGACGGGACAGACGAACACTTCCAGCTGTGA
- the LOC125345476 gene encoding microfibril-associated glycoprotein 3-like isoform X1 — protein sequence MECLLTVGPHEDVHWYNSKGQQLDGRGKGGKWLVSDHFLNITNVAFDDRGLYTCFVTSPVRASYSVTLCVIFTSRDMSIYYMIVCLLAFTITLILNVTWLCMISSHLRKTEKAINEFFRTEGAKKLQKAFEIAKHIPIITSAKTLELAKVTQFKTMEFASYIKELARSVPLPPLILNCRAFVEEMFEAVGVDDPDDVGERMKERPALDAQGGIYVINPEMGRSTSPGGDSDDGSLNEQGQEIAVQVSVHLQSETKSIGTDSQDSSHPDETGSAESSSNHRDGTDEHFQL from the exons ATGGAGTGTCTTCTCACAGTCGGTCCCCATGAAGATGTCCATTGGTACAACTCAAAAGGACAACAGCTGGATGGCAGAGGCAAAG GTGGAAAATGGCTGGTTTCTGATCACTTTCTAAACATCACCAACGTAGCCTTTGACGATCGCGGGCTGTACACATGTTTTGTCACCTCTCCCGTGCGTGCCTCCTACTCTGTCACCCTCTGTGTGATCTTCACCTCCAGAGACATGAGCATCTACTACATGATCGTTTGCCTCCTTGCCTTCACCATCACGCTCATCCTGAACGTCACATGGCTGTGTATGATAAGCAGCCATCTCCGCAAGACCGAGAAGGCCATCAACGAGTTCTTCAGAACTGAAGGGGCCAAGAAACTCCAGAAGGCCTTTGAGATCGCCAAGCACATCCCCATCATCACTTCCGCCAAGACTCTGGAGCTCGCCAAAGTCACTCAGTTCAAGACCATGGAGTTTGCTAGCTATATCAAAGAGCTGGCCAGAAGCGTGCCCCTCCCACCTCTGATTCTCAATTGCCGGGCATTTGTGGAGGAGATGTTTGAAGCCGTGGGAGTGGATGATCCTGATGACGtgggggaaagaatgaaggagagacCTGCCTTGGATGCCCAAGGGGGCATCTATGTGATCAACCCAGAGATGGGGCGGAGTACCTCCCCAGGAGGAGATTCGGATGATGGCTCTCTCAACGAACAAGGTCAAGAAATAGCAGTCCAGGTGTCCGTCCATCTCCAGTCAGAGACCAAAAGTATTGGCACGGATTCTCAAGACAGCAGCCACCCCGATGAAACAGGGTCTGCAGAATCGAGCTCGAACCACAGAGACGGGACAGACGAACACTTCCAGCTGTGA
- the LOC125345476 gene encoding microfibril-associated glycoprotein 3-like isoform X3, translating to MSIYYMIVCLLAFTITLILNVTWLCMISSHLRKTEKAINEFFRTEGAKKLQKAFEIAKHIPIITSAKTLELAKVTQFKTMEFASYIKELARSVPLPPLILNCRAFVEEMFEAVGVDDPDDVGERMKERPALDAQGGIYVINPEMGRSTSPGGDSDDGSLNEQGQEIAVQVSVHLQSETKSIGTDSQDSSHPDETGSAESSSNHRDGTDEHFQL from the coding sequence ATGAGCATCTACTACATGATCGTTTGCCTCCTTGCCTTCACCATCACGCTCATCCTGAACGTCACATGGCTGTGTATGATAAGCAGCCATCTCCGCAAGACCGAGAAGGCCATCAACGAGTTCTTCAGAACTGAAGGGGCCAAGAAACTCCAGAAGGCCTTTGAGATCGCCAAGCACATCCCCATCATCACTTCCGCCAAGACTCTGGAGCTCGCCAAAGTCACTCAGTTCAAGACCATGGAGTTTGCTAGCTATATCAAAGAGCTGGCCAGAAGCGTGCCCCTCCCACCTCTGATTCTCAATTGCCGGGCATTTGTGGAGGAGATGTTTGAAGCCGTGGGAGTGGATGATCCTGATGACGtgggggaaagaatgaaggagagacCTGCCTTGGATGCCCAAGGGGGCATCTATGTGATCAACCCAGAGATGGGGCGGAGTACCTCCCCAGGAGGAGATTCGGATGATGGCTCTCTCAACGAACAAGGTCAAGAAATAGCAGTCCAGGTGTCCGTCCATCTCCAGTCAGAGACCAAAAGTATTGGCACGGATTCTCAAGACAGCAGCCACCCCGATGAAACAGGGTCTGCAGAATCGAGCTCGAACCACAGAGACGGGACAGACGAACACTTCCAGCTGTGA